The genomic region CGTCCTGTGGTGGGGTGAGGGGAGAAACATTTGTGTGCAATTTggagaagaatttttaaaagtctttctgAAAGTCGGAGGGGCTGCAGAACAGAGCCCCATGGTGTGTCCTGAAGTTCAGGCCAACAGGGATGGGGTTGCTGGTTTGGACTGGCCATGCTGCAGCTACAGGAGACCAGGCATCcctctgctgttcctcctgctgGTCACAGAGGAGAGCCAGGCTCTTCACTGCAGTGTCTCTGTTTGCCCTGTGCAGGATGAACCAATTGCTCTAGATAAGCAGCACTCCAGAGACTCCACAAACGTCACCCACTCCTCCTACTCACTGCCAGCTTCATCTTACTCCCAAGACCCAGTCTACATCAATGGAAGCCTGAACTACAGCTACCGTGGCTacgggtccctggggggcagcCTGCAGCCCCCTGCCTCCCTCCAGACGGGCAACCACAGTAACGGTAAGTGGCTGCACTGGCACCTATGGGAGCACGGGAAGCCCACCCACCCACTCTGCCCCATGCCCAGGCAGTGTGCACCAGGCCCCTGACACCCCACActtgtggggctgagctggtcACTGCAGAAGAgtcaggggctgctcctgcagctctcacaGAGCCTGGTCATGGCAGCACCTCTCCCAGTGCCACACAGAGCTGGTCCAAAATCCCCTCTTGtcctgcagctggcagaggtCTCTGTCTGGCGGCTCAGCTCACCTCATCAGCGGGTGGTTAATTGTTGAACTGCACTTGGAAGGACAGTCTGGGTGGCACTGGTGGAGAGAAGGAGcgtcacttaaaaaaaaagagaatctgTACCAGCTATTAATCATTAACAGGAACAGGCGCCTATCACTGCCCTGATCTGCTGCTGGTATGAGCCGTTCTGCTCTCGGGGGATGGATCTGGgagctgggggcacagccagctcctgccacagctcAGGAGGGCTCTGAGGGGCTGGGTACTGCCTGGAGGCAGCAACTGGGAAAACAGGACTGatgctgcaggacaggagggcagaAGGAGAGCACAGGCAGAACGTGAGGTTGGGAGCAGGTGAAGAGAGCAGAATATCCTGGGCctcagcagggcacacaggAAGGCTCCAAGCTGCCTGGTGACTCCCTCACACCTGAGAAGACAGTTATGGGATAAGGCCAAATGTTCCCTCTggctctgcctggcagcagcggtggcaggaggggctggagcctTCAAAGGCCAGTCCTCATCCAGTCCTTCAGCAACCTCTAGGCTGCCATCGCCTGTCCTGGTGTGCTCggggctcctgccctgcccctgcccaccccgaCGGAGCCAGGATTTGGAAGGATGTGATTTCCGGAGGCCTGAGAGATGCCTGTCTGGGATTAACTCTTATCATCCCTTCCTAATACTTCTTAACCCTGAATAAAGATCCCGTCCTGGCCTCCAGCTGCTGAGACCTAATCCTCACAGCAATGGTTCCTCCCCAGAGGAGCACGGGCACCCCGACCCCACTGCTGGGCACCCTCCTCTGGCCTGGCCAAGCCACGGGCTCTGGCTCCTCCATGTGGGACAGAAAACCTGGAGGAAggtccctgagcagccccaggaggagcagACAGGCCCTGGGTGCagcttcctgcagcagcacccaaCAGCACCTCACATCATTTCTTTCTAGTGGATTTTTAAACTTCTGCTTTGCAATTCCTTTTTCCCCAAGCTCTTGCCCTTCCAGAAGGAAGAGAGTCCTGCAAGGACCTGTGCCTGCAGGGGTTTGCTGCCTAGAAGTGTcttctccctccatccccccccTCAGGCAATTCTTGCTCAAGCCCACATCCCTgatcccagctccttccccctTGGTGAGCCAGGAAACGAGCTCCCTTTAGTGCTGCCTTTCCTGTCCAGTGAAATTGCTTTTGCATGAGagcctcctccttcttctcctcctcctccttgtcctcctcccCCACTTTGAAGCACTGGTTCTCCTGGCGTGGAACAATTCTGGTGCTGCTTCTCCCACAGTGTTTGCTGTCCCAGCCCTCAGAGCATCtccgtggcctcctctggacctaCATTCCTCATGTTTGTTGCAGAGACAGTGACAGGCCTGCTGTGGTAGCTGTGAGAGTAGGAGCTCCTCACCTTATCCAGACACCACAGAGACCTTCCTGCTGGTGCAGTGGGCTGGGAGCAGTGAGTGGCTCCCATCGGGAATTGCAGCAGGATGAATACAGGcaaggctgctgtgcctgagcttcCCTCTCACCACTTTTCCTTGGCAGGTCCGACGGATCTCAGTATGAAGGGTGGGGCCTCCAGCACGGCGCCCTCCAACAGCACCAGCCGGGGCATGCAGGCGGCGCAGCTCAGCCCCACGGAGATCAGCGCCGTGCGGCAGCTCATCGCCGGATACCGGGAGTCGGCGGCGTTCCTGCTCCGCTCTGCAGACGAACTGGAAAACCTCATTTTACAGCAGAACTGACTCCCCGTGTCTGCGTCGCTCCTCGGTCGAGAAGACAATTTACACCTGCTAGAAAGAGGCTCCCAGCGATGTCCTGCTCAGGACCACCATCACCCTCCCGCCACGCCGCGGGTACATGTAGTTTTAGAAGGTGGAATTCAAAAGACCTGTTTTCTTTTACACTCCAAGCACCTGGGACTTCAGGCACAAGGACACGACCAGaagccagccctgcagcttgGAAGGATATGGGACTCTGAAGGGCAGAAGGGAgcctggggaggtttggggCTGCAGATGTATTTAGAATAACCTTTGTGGACCCAAATGTTAGATTCCCATGCCCAGATAATTTCCAAGTCTTAGGTGAGCTGAATCACGTATTTATTGAGAAATGGACCCTCCTCTCCCcttagtaatttatttttctgaaaatggatTCTTTTGAGTTTGTACAGATTGCCAGTTTTTTGTCTGTCTGATCAGAAGGAATTTATTCCTGTGAAATAACACATTCCATATCACTACACTACTAatttccaggcagctctgcctgtttctCTGGTGAACCCTTGTCCCACAGGGAGCAAGTTTGCCATCCAGCCTTTGATACTGAGGCTGCTCAGCCTCCAGTGAGCGTAGGTGGGagctgaacagcagcacaagcatCCTGCTTAGGCCTTTGTTCTGAGGGGTTCCATAGCACCAGTGGGGTCTGAACCTCCCTCAGAGACTCAGCAAGCTCAGCAGACCTCCGGCTGGAAGGACATCTCGCACTCATTTAAGTCATTGCAGataagagaaggaaggaaggagataCCTGAGAAACACTGTCTTGCGGTCACCATCCGTACTCTACCTCACACTCCATTGTGGGCTTCTTCCAGGACTGGCTGTGCTGGTCCTGGGGGTCGGTGAGTGTTGCAGACATGGGGATTGTGCTGAGGAGGTTGGAACCTCTGGCTGGGTCCTGCTGCGCCCGGCCGGTCACTCCGGTCTGTCCCAAACCACCCCGGGGCAGCACCGGGACATGAACCCCCTGGGACCCACGGGGGTGAggtggggcagtgccagggctcacCCAAAGGTGGGTTGGTGTCGTGACCACTCACTCCTGTGGGAGAGGCAGGCAGCAgtgagcagcagaactgacaaaGTCCTCTCCGGGGCCCAGgacctttccccttccctgctcacaGTCCTGGAACAAGCCCACAGTTCCCAAAGTGTGGAAGAACCGTAGTCCAGTGACCATTCTGCCCCGTTCCCACCCCTCTCCCCTATGATGCACTTCGTTTTGCTCAGTGCAATACCTACTGCCAGTGCTGCTAACCCAgggacctgctccagccaggggtgctgagcccagcccagcagtgccacatgttctggagctgtgcagagaCTGGTGggggtcctgctgctccccaaccccacagccccccctgcCTGGCTGGAGTCTGCACCGTGAGATAGAGATTCGATAAGTGTAAAGCTGTTTTGTAGGTAGAAACTTTCTCTCTTTGGAGGCAACTTTTAGCTTGTTTCTTGGCCACTTGGAGCTGGCAgacaggggctgctgctccaggggccAGTGCCACTGGCATGGGCTCTGGCAGCGGCTGGTCTGGCCAGGAGCAGGCCCGGGCAGTTCCCCTGTACCCTCTTACCCCATGATGCTCCACACACTGGAAGAGAAGCAAAACTTTACCCTGCTCTTGGTCTCAGAACAGAAAAGGTTCTGGCTCCCGAGGCCAGGCGTGCCTGGCCCAGCTGCAGAAGGGATCAACCATTGCATTGACTGTTTTCCCCAAACCTTAAACTTTCCGTAGCATTTGGAGAAAAGGGACCCAGCCCCTGACCACGGGGTGCAGAGACGAGGTGGTGGCTCCTTAGACCTGAGCCAGTGCTGGAAGTGGGAGCATCGTGGCCACAcccatcccctcctgcccacGGGGTGGGGGCCCTGGGGATGTCAGCCCCCTCCAGGGCTCAGACTCGCGCCTTCCCCAGCACTTCACAAGCCTGCTTGGTTTGTCCACTGCATCCTCCCATACTTGgaatttatgtaaatatttatttttgtgtgaatACCATGAAGTAACAAACCTTTGACAAAACCTGTAACCGCAGCCATTTGTGAAAGTCTTACCGTTcaggcaggagaggcagagacagaCAATCGCTGTCCCGGGATTCTCCCTCTCCACAGTCTCCCCCACGCCGGTGCCTCCCTCGCTCCCCAGCAGAGGCAGCGGAACCTTTAGCCATAAGTTTGCCATCAGTGTACTGAACCAGAGGTTACCTTGGGGGCTCATGGACAGACCACCAACAGCCACAGTGGGGTTAAGTTTTATTTATCCAAGGTTTAGCTGTCGTTCCTGATCACCTCTGAAGTTGTCTCGGCACCTGTGGAAGTTCAGGAGCTCTTACATGTGGTCAAACTGCTGTAGAGGACGCCGAGGCTGCCGTAGGAGGGTGCCCAACACcaccctgtcccagcacctGATGTTCATAACCTGCAGCTGAATGGTACAGACTCAGATTCCCAAAGCCCTGGTGACAGCCACATCTGGGACAAGTTATGAAACAAACAGGATTGACTCCGAATTTCTGTCAGggatctttttctttctttcttttttcgGTGAGTCGCAGCGTTACAGTTCCTTTGGCATGAGCTCCACAGACATCTCcgtgctctgcagctgctcctcacggctccctgtgctccaggacTGTTCACAGCCACATTCCTGCGCTCTCTCACTGGGCAGGACGGGGTCAGGAATTGCTAGTCCGGGTTCTCAACAAGAAGGAACGAGCAGGAGCAGAATACACCGGCGTTCCAGATATCTCAGAGGTGGAAGGAGAATGCTGGGTTAGCAAATGGTCTGGATGGTCTTGGGTTTGGTTAAGAGAAGCTGATCACTGGTCAAGAAAAtagattgggttttttttaaattttattttcttttaacacacccaccctgccctggaTGTGCAGTTCCCGTGCCGCTGTTTCTCCATGGGAGAGCGTTCCCGGGGTTGCGAGCAGACGTAACTTGTACCTCCCTGATCCCAAGGGCCACTTCCCTCCCGGAGCGGCCGTCGGATTTAGTACcagttcatgaaaaaaaaaatgctgctttgaaCTCAGAGGGTTAATATACTTTtgatttgtaattttttgtAAAACTTTTTACAAGGTAGCATAGTATTTCACCAGACACCAACTACAATCCGTCCATGGTCtgatttttatataatttagtGGTGCTTTAGGAACTTTTGTTCGGTTGTTTCGGAGCTGCACAGCTCAGTTCTTCGCCTGTATCTACCTAAGACCAATGTGAACCTTTGTATTTTTGCTCCTAATTTTGGACTCAGTGAAAGTGTACTGTTTACATGTACAGAACTCCCGGCCCCCGTGTGTTCTGCCAGACCTGCTGTTGAAGAGGAAGCTGCCCCTCACCCAGTTCGTCTGTTTAACCCAGCCACAGCCTCACCCACCCACCGACACCCGAGGGACACCCCACCAAACCCAGACACCCTTTAAGCAATTTTGGGTTTTGCACAAgctattgtatttttttccccccagtatGGATTGGCTGCAGTTCCAATCGGGAGCTGATCCGGAGCTCTGAAGCGCCAGatctgggcagtgctgctgcctccccatcctcctcccacctgggtgctgcccagctcctcctcgGGCCCAGCTGGTGCAGGGGAGCAGtggagggagcagggggaggacTCCTCAGCAGAATTGGGAATACTTTAGGGAAGGGGTGAGCTTGCCCGAGCTGGCcactggctggggctggagggtgggagtgcagccctgcaggacgTGGGGGCTTCCCAGCGAGGCAGGAGAGGCTCTTTGGGAAGCTGGTGCTTTCCTGAGGACTCATAGAAAGCGTATGGCACTTAATCCAGCTTTTAAGGTGACACTTTATTGCTTAATCAATTGATTCCTTTGGAAATGATATTTTTGCAGATAGGCACCTATGCAACTTCATGTGGCTCTTAAGCAGATGAGCACTTCCTCCTCAACGAGCTTGATAAGAGTTATTTGTGTTATATACTGTGGATTTTTCCAGTAAATGTGgcttaatattttaattcttagaATGTGTGTCTATTATATATGTGATGCAACTTAATTCTGTTCTGTTTGTGGAATGATTAGCACAGGCCaactccctgtcccctcacttAACAAAGACCAATGAGCTGTTAATCGAGCTGTTATCTCCATGGTATTACTTGCTAAATGCACTGATTTCATAAGTATGtggaatcctttttttttcttttgaatctgTATATCATATATAAGACTGAATCTACTTAATAAACACTGTATTACAAAAAGGGCTTTCTCCTCCACTGTCGAGCCCCgctgggtgctgctggcccCTTGTGTGAGAGGTCAGTGCCATCAGCCACCGGAGCGGGATCTAAATTTAGgtgttaaaagagaaaaaaaatgacatttttcaatCCTGTTGACATAAGCTGTGCTTTCCATTCCCTAACAGACAGCGTGGGtaccagagagcagcagcagcagcactcacGAGGGGGGCAAGGCACCAGTTTTATGCTTAACTTATATTttgacaaaattaattttgtgaagTGTCTGGtttttgtgagaaaaaaagaaaaaaaaaagaaaaaaaaaggagttttcaTTGAAGTTTGTGGAAagttctccctctccctcatggaaaatactgatttttcgTTATCAGCTTTATTCACTAAGTATAATAAACCTTTGCATCCATAAATGTTCCTCTTCAAGCGCTGTGTAGATACAATCTCCTGGTTTGGTTGTCAGGAGACCCAGAGAGCCAAAGGGGTTTGCAGCTGCCCACGGGTGTTGGGgtgctgggtgggtgggtgggtgggcagccccttcccaggatTTGCTGCAGTTGCAGCTGGGACCGAggccagcaggacacagagaaaaaaaagtgtctttGCTCTGTATGAACTCCTGATGTTGGCAGGTTTTACTCTTGAAACCTCCGAGCTCCGTATTCCAGAGGTGACTAATCCTGACACCATCATACCACCCCAATAAAACAGGGGGAATTGTTCATTAAGTTTTAATGCTTGGCTAAGTAACAACTCTACTCATTTCTGGCATTCCTCATTTTCAGCTTATTTAGATTACCTGGGCTCTTTAACCACACTGTGTGCAGAGTCAGAACATCAGTGAAATACCAAAAACCACAAGTCTTTTTTCTCCCAAAAAGCTGGTGTTGGgccctctgctgccccagcccctgctcctgtgCAAGACCATGGGAGCACCACGAAATGGGAGAAGTCAGGGCTTGTATCAGCACACAGATCTCAGcactcccacagccccagtCAGATCCCTGCACAGAACGTCCACACCCTGAGAACCCAGACATGTAATAGTTTGTGATACTTCCTTGCTgcctagaaaagagaaaggacacAGCCATAAAGTCATTTTTCAGGTAATTTGAATAAACTGCAATTGGTATCAGGTGTTTATGCTCttgagaaacatttttaaatccatttatCCAATGATGAGGACAAAGCAGGACCTGCTATGACCCTGGGACCAGtcttggtgctgctgcccatgggcatcaccccaggagggcaggggtCCCCCATGACTGTGGGGAGCCCCCACAGTGTCCCACAGCCACACTGTGGCTTTCAGAGCCTTCAGGGTGTGTTCCCCAAGAGCCCCACACCATCTCTGCACCATCTTCAGTGTTCTGTAAGTGCATGAAACTGGATTTAATGAAGCCAAGCAGCAACATAGCCCCCAGTCAGTGACCTGAGCAGAGCTCTGAACACCCCcagttaaaagaaaaggaaaaaccacATTGCCTCAGCACAGAGGATTTCTGAAAAAGGACTGAAACCACACAAGCAGATTTTacagtgtttatttttccaataGCACAAGGGACAGACACGAGCAGGCCCCCCCGAGGGCTCTGCCCCCAGAGCAGTCCGAGCTGAACACTGCAGTGGCCccaggaggcagagccagcccccCATCTTTGGTAAGCAGGTTCCACACCTCCACTCGCCCTCACCgacaccacagccctgcccaggccgGGTGCTGCATGCCCTGGGCTCTCTCATTCCCATGGGATGAGGCTGTTGGATGCATTAAGGATAAACCATCTTGGGGACTGAACGTGTTGCACCCCTCAGGCTGAAAGAGGAACTTGCACGGCTGAAAAAAAGTGCATGGTGAAGGGAGGTAGGATGGAGCTGGAAAAgggacaggaagaaaaaatgaaaataacccCCTAAAACTCCTGCTACTGCCCACTTAAAACAAACCAGTGGCTGCTCCCTCTCACTGAAACAATTCACTCTTGATTAGGAATTGCTCTGAAGGGGAAGAGTTGCAGTTTTGCTCTCCCTCTGTGGATGCACAAGGATGTTcaccttcctgcagcacaggtacagccattccctgggagcTCAGGTGCAGCAACAACCACCAAGAGCTTAGAGGAGGAAGTGGTGAACTTGCTTGGGTTGGCAAATCCCACCTGGTCATCCTTGAGCCTGCACAGCACAGTCCACCTGGACAccatgggcacagggaggctgtTGGAACCCAGACACCTCTGCGTGGTGAGCCTCACGTCAGGCAAGACAGAATACAGTGGCTCTGACAATACTAACACCACTTTAATGCAATACTGCTGTAGAGCCTGAAAatccaaggaagaaaaaaagacccCTTTATGCTCTATGTACATTACACCCATTTACAGAGTTGGCCAGTACTGTGTAcaacatataaatatatgatCAAACAGATGCAGAGAGGATACTTACAGGAGCCAAATAATTCACTTTATACATCcaagaatgaaaatataaaaaaaaaaagttaaaaaaagaggaaagaacacTGCTTCAAATGTTAGGTGATGGTCACACAGATGCACAGCTTGATGCTTGCAGGTGCTCAGCTGCTGTGGGGTTCAGGTCCTCACCACAGGGCTGCAGTGCAGAGCTCACTGCCCACATCACCCAGCTCCAGGCAACCTCCAGCATTCCACAGCAGTTTGTGGAAGTTGGCCAAGGgaggcaggcacagctgctgggccAGGAGTTCAGCCAGGCAGTTCTCCAGCCACACAGCTTCCTGCAGGCCAGCAGAAGGCATTTGCTTGGCACTTGCCTcggattttttttcctcttcttgtaTCCTCCACATCAGCTCCATCTGGCACACAGTGGGCTGTACACAACTCCACAGCGACCTGCAGAGCATGTCCTTGGGCACCACATTCTGCTGCAGCACCCAAAGATCACACAGGACCATCACTGCAGGGCGGTGCTCTGCTCACActcactgcacagcagcacttcccACGCAAACCAGGAATGGAGATGGCAGAAGGGGAGAGTGGAAGACTGTAGGGCCTCACCTCGCACAGCCCTGAAATAGCAAACACCCTCTTCCAGTTCCTTTGGATGTAAGGATTTCCTCCAGAGGGTCCACAGATTGCCACAGCAAACGGCCTCTCCCCCAGCATCAGCTTCAGCACGGTTCCAGAGAACAGTTGGCATTTCCATGacagcaggaagcagcaggatcACTCCCACGGGGCACAGCCCACCCAGACCAGGGTGTCACTTGGAGCAGGAACAGGCTCTGCATTGTCGATCTCCATGGGAAGGCAGGTCAACGTTCCTCACCAAAACAAAGTGTAACAGCGTTTCTACTATGAACAGAGAGTACTTTGTGTACTTTGTGTACAGGCGTTAGGATCAGTCATTATCAAAATACACACACTGAATATACAACCTGTCCCATGGCCATAATTTATTATCTCACCACAAGGCACAATACACAGAGCTTAGAGGGTCCTATACAGTCGTCGTGGCAGAAGGCGCCACAGCCTTTGCACATGATCATGGCTTTCAGGCTGCAGGAGCACTGGAAGGAGATCTCCTCCACgctgctgctgtcagcaaaCATCTGCACGGCCAGCGCCGCGTTCCGGCTCCCTGCAAAGTTCGCTTTGTGGGTGAGCTGCACCACACTCCCAGCCAGGCCTCGGGGGAAGGCCGGAGTGTTGGATGAATAATTAAAGCTGCTGGAATTAAGCTGCAGCTTTGAAAGCTTCCCATAAAACGCTTGCTTGATATTGAGCTGAGAGGGGATGGACGAAGGCTCCAAAGGGTGACTCTGTCCTTTCCCTGGATCCCTTGAAAACTTGAAGAAAGGCCAGTCCATGACCAGTGGCTCGCTCTGTGTGTTCCCGCCCAGCTCTGCGGGGTGCTGGGCCACATCCCCCTTGTTCTCTGCATTACTCTTGGCTGGGCTGCCACACACCAGCACATTCTCATTCCTGATCCCTCCCggggtgctgctgtgctgctttgaaGTCCATTCCTCCCTGGCAGCTGGGATTCCTTCTCCCAGTGCACAGCCCTTGTCCAAGGGAATCTGTTTGCTGGGGGATGGGGTTCCCATGGCTGAACTGTGATCCAAAGCCCTGGAATGATGCAGCCTCCCGCTGGGGTTGGAAGGAAAACCGGAACCAAAGAGCTTTTTGCCTTGGACTCCACCGTAATTTTTATTGACCGATGCACCTCCTGTCTGGTTTGGTCCAAGAGAAGTTACAGCTGGAGATAAAAACCGAGGCTCTGTAGAGGCATTCAGCCTCTCTGGGCTTTTACTTGCCATGACACTTGTTAATGGGTTGTGCTGTGGCACCCGGTGGACCTTGGGCAACTCCTTCTGCTCCTCAAAGctacaggaagaaaattttctttcctgagagCCCAAATCTTCAGGCTTTGGAGAGGCACTTGCCACATTTGCCAGTTGGTCTTGGCAGCTTAAAGTGGAGCCAACTTTGGAATGTTTTTCTGGAACAGCCTGATCCTCTGCTCTAAGCAATGCTGCCCCTGATCCACACATCTTTTCCTGGGGATCTACAGAAGATCTGACTGAGTGGACATCATCACTCCTGCTTTGGGCACTCGTCTTTATTCCTACATCTGGAGAAGATCCTTTGCCAAAGCAGCGATTGCCGCCTCTGTCCAGTTGCAGGGAGAGGCTTTCTGAGTGCTTctccagcactggctgtgcaATTTCCAGCTTGATGTTGACGTGAGACACTGGGAGAACTTCTTCCAGTGGAAGCttccccttcagcagctgcatcACCAGAGGGTTGTTGGTTTCGATGGACGACACGCGCCGAGCAGCGCCCGCCGGACGCTCGGTCTTCTGGGGCAATGGCACAGGGGGGCCCCACCTCTGGgatgggggtgcaggggggtcccCAACACAGCCTGCACTATCTGTCTCCACAGATGATTTTGACCTCATCCCACTGCAcctctcactgctgctgtgacaggaagagcctttcccagccACCTCCCTACAGCTAACACTTCTGAAGCACATCTCCACCTCCACGTTCTCATCAGCCATGTCCCCTTCCCAGTCGGAAGCAGTGTCTGTTGTTTCACTGTGCGTGCTCTGTATCTCCTCATCTCCACTTGTCTTCAGCTCCCGAGTCTCTCCCAGGGGCTGATGTGCGTTTTCTGGTTCAGTTCTGGGGCACCTCTCCCTTGGCTGCAGGAGTTTGTCAGAGGTATCTATCCTGTTCTGAGAAATAAAGTCACTGTGCACAGAGGGCTGCACCAGAGCCTCTGCATTTCGTTCCTCGTTACACAGTTTGCCATcgctgcctttccctgcctgcagctgtgcAGCATCACACGCTGCAGGAATCACTTGCTTTGCTTCAGCAGTCACCATTTTGGAGCTATTACCATCAGCAACACATTTTTCCATAAAAGTTTCAGAACTGTTAAATCTAAACCCAGACACCATCTCTGGATCATGGCGTTCTGTACCACCCGACAACAATTCTGGCAGAAAAGGACAACTGGAGGAATTTTCCTTTACATCAGAAGGATAATCCAGCTGTATGGTGGGAGCACCAACGTCTCCGAGTTCCACCACAGCCCTGACTCCTGTGGGACTgaccccagctccctgtgccccagaacACAGACCAGTCACCACAGGAACTACacaccccagctctgtgctctcctgTGATGCAGCACAAGGTGGGGGTTTGGTCCTTGGGTCATAgaggagctgctcagggctctcctcctgcctctcaGGAGCCTCATTGCCCAAGGATGACCCAGtcagagagtcacagaatggcctCCTGGGTGACCCATCCCCACGCTGAGTGTCCCCTgagccagcccctgcagcacagcccacaaCACCCCTCCCCTCGCTCTTTGAGGAAGAGTGGTCCTGTCTGGAAGCGAGGCAGGAATTCCCGTTGGCCTCCTGGGCAGCCCCCTCGGAGTCAGCCCTCCCTCGGCTCAGATGAACAGACAGCTGTAGTTGTGCTCGCTGTAGATCTGCCGAACGCTTTCCGTGAGCTCTCCTGGATCTCCGGTGCTGGGAACGGCGCCCGGACTCTCCTCCGCCGCCTCCTTCATCGGAGCCTCTCCCCCCGCCGGGGCCACCCCCTCCTCCGATGGCAGCGGCCTCGCGCTGGGCTCGGGCTTGCAGGGCACGGGCCTTAATGTCTGC from Pithys albifrons albifrons isolate INPA30051 chromosome 18, PitAlb_v1, whole genome shotgun sequence harbors:
- the ASXL1 gene encoding polycomb group protein ASXL1 isoform X3, producing MKEMKQRRKKERTWAEAARLVLENYSDAPMTPKQILQVIEAEGLKEMSGTSPLACLNAMLHSNSRGGDGLFYKLPGRISLFTLKKDALQWSRNLSVPEGEELEDTADAESCGSNEASTVSGDNDESQSKGPATRESYRTASQTTKQKKKTGMMLPRVVLTPLKVNGAHMESASGFTGRHADGESSSTSSSSSSSLALCKTSLRSRTEINRDPPQLLRGIRKPTAGQMKRNRGEDIDFETPGSILVNTNLRALINSRTFNALPSHFQQQLLYLLPEVDRQVGADGLMRLSGSALNNEFFTHAAQSWRERLADGEFTHEMQVRIRQEMEKEKRVEQWKEKFFEDYYGQKLGLTQEESQEQNSVQEDAENRTELPVKGEARLPRGPTTRQRDGRFRKRSRADLRCRARRSLYRLREPEHTEAPKEPAPGMPDSSLHKEPKPETDLKKDDLSSSSAAALKAESSELHLSPETSKSHSKSEDLSLAAGNRIPSLPQENSAQESKEQKRKSFEEAASASFPEKKPRLEDRQSFRNTIESVHPEKPQPTKEEPKVPPIRIQLSRIKPPWVVKGQPTYQICPRIIPSTEPSGRGRAGARTLADIKARALQARAQREAAAIGGGGGPGGGRGSDEGGGGGESGRRSQHRRSRRAHGKRSADLQRAQLQLSVHLSRGRADSEGAAQEANGNSCLASRQDHSSSKSEGRGVVGCAAGAGSGDTQRGDGSPRRPFCDSLTGSSLGNEAPERQEESPEQLLYDPRTKPPPCAASQESTELGCVVPVVTGLCSGAQGAGVSPTGVRAVVELGDVGAPTIQLDYPSDVKENSSSCPFLPELLSGGTERHDPEMVSGFRFNSSETFMEKCVADGNSSKMVTAEAKQVIPAACDAAQLQAGKGSDGKLCNEERNAEALVQPSVHSDFISQNRIDTSDKLLQPRERCPRTEPENAHQPLGETRELKTSGDEEIQSTHSETTDTASDWEGDMADENVEVEMCFRSVSCREVAGKGSSCHSSSERCSGMRSKSSVETDSAGCVGDPPAPPSQRWGPPVPLPQKTERPAGAARRVSSIETNNPLVMQLLKGKLPLEEVLPVSHVNIKLEIAQPVLEKHSESLSLQLDRGGNRCFGKGSSPDVGIKTSAQSRSDDVHSVRSSVDPQEKMCGSGAALLRAEDQAVPEKHSKVGSTLSCQDQLANVASASPKPEDLGSQERKFSSCSFEEQKELPKVHRVPQHNPLTSVMASKSPERLNASTEPRFLSPAVTSLGPNQTGGASVNKNYGGVQGKKLFGSGFPSNPSGRLHHSRALDHSSAMGTPSPSKQIPLDKGCALGEGIPAAREEWTSKQHSSTPGGIRNENVLVCGSPAKSNAENKGDVAQHPAELGGNTQSEPLVMDWPFFKFSRDPGKGQSHPLEPSSIPSQLNIKQAFYGKLSKLQLNSSSFNYSSNTPAFPRGLAGSVVQLTHKANFAGSRNAALAVQMFADSSSVEEISFQCSCSLKAMIMCKGCGAFCHDDCIGPSKLCVLCLVVR